In Takifugu flavidus isolate HTHZ2018 chromosome 13, ASM371156v2, whole genome shotgun sequence, the following are encoded in one genomic region:
- the LOC130536118 gene encoding uncharacterized protein LOC130536118, which translates to MQRSEESWQQEIRHLKELLVGKDQQICRVEHEKRTLTEDHADTLALLSSTQAALKQEKQRFALLEEQWFNKLADQKLRHQIELRNQEEGFRREVCENITKQMVSDLPQCDVIGTETRRKPEKILEEKETSNRKEIQLLTERIVQLQQVLREKGKEETKDEVQSNEVLLWTKRDEIILILSSDLDILLFLLYCPEKHLFALKMV; encoded by the exons atgcagcgatcagaagagagctggcagcaagagatcAGGCACCTGAAAGAACTTCTGGTCGGAAAAGATCAGCAGATCTGCCGGGTCGAGCACGAAAAGAGAACGCTTACTGAGGATCACGCggacaccttggccctgctgagcagcacgcagGCTGCGctcaagcaggaaaaacaaagatttgcCCTTCTCGAAGAACAATGGTTCAACAAGCTGGCTGATCAGAAGCTGAGACACCAAATAGAGCTCAGGAATCAAGAGGAGGGATTCCGGAGGGAGGTCTGTGAAAACATCACCAAACAGATGGTGTCAGACCTCCCACAGTGTGATGTGATCGGGACTGAGACCAGGAGGAAGCCGGAAAAGATcttggaggaaaaggagacctccaacaggaaggagatccaACTCCTGACCGAGAGaatcgtccagctgcag caagTCCTCCgtgaaaagggaaaagaagaaacaaaagacgAAGTTCAGTCTAATGAAGTTCTTCTTTGGACGAAAAGAGACGAAATAATTCTTATCCTGAGCTCCGACCTGGACATTCTATTATTTCTACTCTATTGTCCTGAAAAACActtgtttgctttaaaaatggtATAA